The DNA sequence GTTATCCAGGATATTGACCCCGCTCTGGCAAAGTCGTTTAATGTTACCGTTACAGAAGGTGTTCTGGTAAGTGATGTTCAGGAAAATTCCCCTGCAAAGGAAGCCGGACTTGAGCGTGGAGATATCATCACAGAATATGAAGGAAAGCCTATTCGGGATGTAAATCATCTCCGTAATACCGTTGCTCAAACAGAAGTCGGAAAAAAAGTAAAAATGAAAGTCCTGAGAGACGGCAAAGAAAAAGAATTGTCCATCAAGATTGGCGAACAACCAGCAGAATTATTTGCTCTTGGGCCAGGCGGTACACCTCCTCTTGAAAAGGAACAGAAAGAGCTTGGAATGACGGTGCAAAATCTTACAAAAGAGATTGCCAAAAATCTGGGTATTGAAGATGAGAGCGGTGTAATAGTCTCAAATATCCAACCAGGAAGCCCTGCCGGCATGTCAGATATAAGAGAAGGTGATATTATTAAGGAAGTAAACAGAAAGAAGATCAGCAATGTTACAGAATTTAAAAAGGCATTAAATGAGGCAGATAAGGAAAAAGGTATCCTTATGCTGGTAAAACGAGGTGAATTTTCCCGGTATGTTATTATTAAGCTAAAGGGAAAATAAATTTCTACTCTGGAAATTTACAGGTATAAAAAACAAAAACCCCCTTAACCTCCTTTTATGAAAAAGGAAAGTTAAGGGGGTTTATTATCTCTCAGACAAGAAAACAGACTAAGCCGAGCTTTACCCCTCCTACGGCCTTGCTGATACTTGAGTAACAACTTGTCCTTTTACTTTTGTATCCCTGCCATAAGGCGATATTTCTCTTAATCTTCTAATAATGGGCGGAAGATGTTCGATAATGAAATCAACGTCTTCCATCGTGCTATATCGGCTTAAGCTTAACCGTACTGAGCCATGCACCGCAGTAAAAGGAACACCCATAGCCCTTAGTACATGGGAAGGTTCCAGAGAACCAGAAGTACAAGCAGACCCGGATGAAGCGCAAATTCCTTTCTCATTGAGCAATAGCAAAATCGCCTCACCTTCTACAAACTCAAAACTCAAATTTGTAGTATTGGGAAGACGGTGTATTTTATGCCCGTTTAATCTGGCATCTGGCGCCTTTTCGAGGATTTCGTTCTCCAGCTTATCCCTTAATAATTTTACACCATTCTGTTCCTCCACCAGGTACTTTTTTGCCAATTCACATGCCTTGCCAAGGCCTATGATTGACGGAACATTCTCCGTGCCGCCACGACGATTTTTTTCCTGATGTCCACCAATGATAAAAGGAGCAAAGGTAATTCCCTTTCTGATAAAAAGCGCGCCTACTCCCTTTGGGGCATGCAATTTATGCCCGGAGAGTGTTAAGAGATCTATCGTACTCTTTGAAAGATTTATCGGTATCTTGCCCACGGCCTGCACGGCATCTGTATGCAATAAAGAGCCTTTCTGCTTCACAATATTGCCGATCTCCTCTATAGGGAAAATCACTCCTGTTTCATTGTTTGCATACATAATCGATACAACTGCCGTATCTTCTTTTATTGCATCTGCTAATTCATTGAGGTTAAGCATCCCATGCGTATCTACACCTAACTCTGTTACATGATAACCATTCTGAGCCAGATACTTGCATAAGTTATAGACAGCGGAATGCTCTACTCTTGAAGTTACAATATGCCTCTTGTGCGGGTTTGCCTTAAGTATTCCCAAAATGGCTGCATTATCGCTTTCTGTGCCACAGCTTGTAAATATAACTTCTCCAGGATCGGCGCCAATAAGCTCTGCTACTTGTTGTCTTGCGTTATCAATTTTTTTTGCTACCTGGCCGCCAAAGGTATGCATACTTGAAGGATTCCCATAATATTCTGTAAAATAAGGCAGCATGGTTTCTACAACCTCAGGAGCAACCATTGTCGTAGCATTATTGTCTGCATATACAAATTTCATGAGGACACCTCCTCGACGATAAGCGAATCTGTTACAAATTCCCTTAATTTTGCCTCTACGGTTGATTTCAACGTAACCTTTGAGCTGGGGCATTCTACACAGCTTTTCCGAAAAGAGACCGTAACACGATCGCCATCTATATCGATCAGTTCAATATCGCCTCCATCAGCCTGAAGAGTAGGACGAATGTCCCTTTCAATAACCTCTTGTACCATTTTCATCTTTTGAATATTTGTCAATCTTTTAGCAGGACTCTTCGCAATCATTACCTTCTCCTTTTCTTTTTGCCAGACTTCATCTATAATGGCCTGAATTTGGGGATGGCATGAGCGGCACCCACCTCCCGCCTTGCAGAAATTAGTAACCTGCTCAATGGTGGTTAATTTATGTTCTCTAACCTCATGGGCAATTTTATTATCTGTCACACCAAAACATTTACAAACAATAGTCCCTTCATCAACGGGTTTCTCTATTTTTAATCCCCGATAATTGGCAATAGCCGCTTCCAGAGCTTCGCGTCCCATTACAGAACAATGCATCTTTTGCTCAGGCAGCCCATCCAAATACTCAGCAATATCATTATCAGTAATTTTTGCAGCCTCGCTTAACGTCTTTCCCTTGACCATTTCTGTCAAGGCACTGGCAGAGGCAATGGCGCTTCCACATCCAAATGTTTTAAACTTTGCATCGGTAATACGGCCAGATCCATCCAGTTTTAACATCAACTTTAATGCATCACCGCAGGCAAGACTTCCAACTTCACCAACAGCATCCGGGTCTTCAATATCGCCCACATTCCTTGGACGGAAAAAATGGTCTTTAACCTTTTCAGAATAATCCCACACCTCTTATTCCTTTCCCATTAAATTATTTTATTAAACTATAGTATAACTATATTCTTTTATACCAACAATGTCAAGTTTACCCTCCCTCGTCTAATTCAAACTTATACATCTCTCTCTTATTCGCTAACATAATACACAGAAAGTAAAGGTATCAAGCTCCTTGATACAAAGATAGCTTGACATTCGTAAATAAGGGCTTTATAATCGTAAGATGCCTGGAATTTTATAATTAGAACATAGTATAGCATGATTTGGGGTAAACTTATGAACATTCGTATAAAAATTGGCACGGTTGAAAAAGAATCTGCAGAGATACTTACTTTTTACCTATATGAAGATCTACCGATAGCGGGTGATATGCTCACGTATTGTGATAATGCCTTACATAACATTATATCTGAATTAATAAAGAAAAAGGAATTTGTTGCTAAACTTAATAAGACACTCATTCTGCCAACGTATGGGAAAATACCTGCTAAGCGTATCATGTTGGTAGGCCTTGGCAAAAAAAAAGAGGTAACTTTAGATAAAATAAGACAAGCTGCGGGTACTACGGCCAGTATAGTATACGATATAGGAATTGGGGAAGTTACCAGCGTAATCGATTCAATCGATATGCCTGCTTCTCCTGAGTGGTATCAGGCTTACACGGAAGGATGCCTGCTTGCCCTCTATAAATTTCAAAAATATAAATATGTACTACCAGAAGAGAAAAAAGAGCTCAAAACAATTACCCTCCTTTTATCTCATAAAGAAACATCAAAACCTGCCCAAGAAGGTGTTAAACATGGACAAATTATTGCAGATGCTGTCTGTTTTACCCGTGATTTGATCAATACACCAGCGCAGGATAAGACTCCAACCATTTTAGCCAATACTGCAAAAAAATTGGCCGGAGAGATAGGCGTTCATTGTAAAATAGTATCAACGCCGGAATTAAAAAAATTAGGTATGGGTGGTATATTGGGTATTTCACAAGGTAGTAATCAACCACCAAAACTTATTATCCTTGAATATAATATACACGCTAAGAATCAAGATACGATTATATTCGTTGGAAAAGGAATTACTTTCGACTCGGGTGGAATTTGTATAAAACCAGCAAAAGATATGGATCAAATGAAAAGTGACATGTCCGGCGCTGCTGCAGTTATGGGCGCTATGAAAGCTATATCCAAAATGAGACTACCTCAACGTATCATTGGCCTTATTCCCTGCACAGAGAATATGCCTGGCAGTTCAGCAATAAAGCCCGGTGATATTGTAAAATTTTATTCTGGCAAGACTGCAGAAGTTGTAAATACTGACGCAGAGGGACGCCTTATTCTCGCTGATGCATTGGGATATGCGGAAAACTATAAACCCGATGCTGTTATTGATTTAGCCACCCTTACCGGATCTTGCGTAGTTGCCTTAGGCACAATTGCCACAGGTATGGCAGGAAATAATGAAGAGCTGAAAAAAAGGATTAGGATTGCCGGAGAAAAATCCTGGGAAAGGGTTTGGGAACTGCCTCTCTGGGATGAATATCAAGAGTACATCAAGAGTGATATTGCGGATATTAAAAATACAGGAGGCCCTCATGCAGGCGCAATTACAGCGGCGTGCTTTTTAAGCAAATTTACCGAAAAATACCCCTGGGCGCATCTTGATATTGCTGGTACCTCCTGGTGCGATAAAAATACTGCTTACACCCGGAAAGGGGCTTCAGGTGTTGGCGTCAGACTGCTCATTCAACTCATCCAAGACTGGACCCGATTCTCATAGGAAAAAAATCCCTCGTTACATTTACCTCCTGTTTACTTTTGCAGATATCTTTTGTATTGATACACATCGGTATAAATTTTTGAAAATTTTATTTCATAAAACAGGTCTGGTTTATCCATCCTGTATAGATCATAATGACGAAAGAAAATAATAATTCAAATAATATCATCGCTATCCGTGGCGCCAGAGAACACAATCTCAAAGGAATTAATATCGATATCCCACGGGACCGGCTTGTTGTTATTACCGGTATCAGTGGTTCTGGAAAATCATCCCTTGCTTTTGACACAATTTACGCAGAAGGTCAACGCCGGTATATTGAGAGCCTTTCCTCTTACGCACGGCAATTTTTAGATCAAATACAAAAACCTGACGTAGAACTTATCGAGGGTCTTCCGCCCACCATTGCCATTGAACAACGTACCTGCCCACCGAGTCCGCGCTCAACAGTGGCAACTGTTACTGAAATTTATGATTATTTGCGTTTATTGTATGCAAAAATTGGCACTCCTTATTGTTATCATTGTAAATGTATTATTTCCCGTCAAAGTATTGATCAGATGGTCCAAAGGATAATGGAAATTCCTCAAGGAACCAAGGTTATGCTTCTTGCACCACTTATCAAAGGTAAAAAAGGCGAACACCGGGAGGTATTTCAGTCAATAATACAAAAGGGTTATGTACGTGCCCGTGTTAATAATGCCATTATGGATCTTAAGGCCATCCCAAAATTAGCAAGGTATAAATCCCACGAGATTGATGTAATTGTGGACCGGTTGATCATAAAAGACGATATACAGGCACGCCTGTATGATTCAATAGAAATTTGTCTTCAATTAGGCGAAGGAGTTATGTTGGTAAGCCAGGAACATGAGAAAACCTGGATAGATTCTATCCTGAGTGAACGTTATGCCTGTCCTGAGTGTGGAAGGGGTTACGAGGAATTAACGCCACGCATGTTTTCATTTAATAGTCCTTATGGTATATGCCCTGGTTGTGATGGACTTGGGAATACCCTTGATTTCGACCCGGAACTAGTCGTCCCTAATAAACAACTTAACATCAAAGAAGGGGCTGTTGATGCCTGGCAAAACTGGGGATCGCTAACTCAAACTCATTACGATAACCAAATTACGGCATTCTCAAAAATTTTTCCAAACTCTCTGAACGTACCCTTTGAAAAATTAAGCAAAGAAGTTACCAACGCTTTGTTCTTTGGTATACAAGATTTTGAAGGAGTAATTCCCAACCTCAGACGCATCTATGAAAAAACAACCAGCGAGCGCATTATCAAGCGCCTTTCCAGCTATAGGGGTTATAGAACCTGCGCATCTTGCAATGGAGCCAGGTTGCGTCCTGAGTCCCTTTCGGTGAAAATTCATGAGAAATCGATTCATGAAATTATGGATCTAACCACAGAAGAAGCCTTCCATTTCTTTAAGACTTTGAAGTTAAATAACCAACAAATAATTCTTTCTCAGCAAATTCTCAAAGAAATTCAAAACAGGCTTTCCTTTATGATAGATGTAGGACTACATTATTTAACTCTGGGGCGTAGCAGTGATACTCTTTCCGGGGGGGAAGCACAAAGAACACAGCTTGCCAAACAGATAGGATCAGGTCTTGTCGGAATTTGTTATGTACTCGATGAGCCAACAATAGGACTTCATCCGAGGGATAATGAACAACTTCTGCAAACCTTATATGCGTTACGAGATAAGGGAAATACCGTTATCCTTGTGGAACATGATGAAGATACCATTCGCCACTCAGATTACATTATCGACCTCGGTCCTGGCGCAGGTGAAAAAGGCGGCAGTATTGTTGCCCAGGGTACCCTGAAAGAAATCACTCATAATCATACATCATTAACCGGGCAATATCTCAACCAAACATTCAAAATTGAACTTCCCGATAAAAGAAGAAACATCCAGTTAGAAAACTCTATCGAAATAAAAGGAGCCCGTGCTCATAATCTAAAATCCATCCATGTAAAAATTCCCTTAAAAACCTTTTGCTGTGTCACGGGTGTATCCGGCTCCGGAAAAAGTACGCTCGTTAACGATATTCTCCTTCGTTCCCTTAAGAAACTGTTATACAACAGTCATGATCTTCCAGGAGAACATGATGAGATTCTTGGTATTGAGCGCATTGACAAAGTTATAGAAATTGACCAATCTCCAATAGGACATACTCCGCGCTCGAATCCCGCAACCTATACAAGGGCATTTGATTTGATTCGTTCTCTCTTTGCGCAAATTCCGGAAGCGAAGATCCGTGGTTACACAGCAGGAAGGTATAGCTTTAATATCAGTGGCGGACGATGTGAAGTCTGCAAAGGACAGGGAATTAAAAAAGTAGAGATGCATTTTCTCCCTGATATGTACGTTACATGCGAGGAATGTGGAGGAAAAAGATACAACAAAGCAACATTGGAGGTTACTTACAAAGACAAAAGCATTTCAGATGTTCTCGATATGCGCATCGAAGACGCCTATCTTTTTTTCAAAAATATTCCTAAGATTGAACGCATTGTTAGAACGCTTAAAAACGTTGGGCTGGGATATATTAAACTGGGACAGTCCAGCACATCTCTCTCTGGAGGAGAGTCACAGAGAATTAAACTTGCCACTGAACTCTCTAAACAAGCGACGGGAAAAAC is a window from the Candidatus Jettenia sp. genome containing:
- a CDS encoding leucyl aminopeptidase encodes the protein MNIRIKIGTVEKESAEILTFYLYEDLPIAGDMLTYCDNALHNIISELIKKKEFVAKLNKTLILPTYGKIPAKRIMLVGLGKKKEVTLDKIRQAAGTTASIVYDIGIGEVTSVIDSIDMPASPEWYQAYTEGCLLALYKFQKYKYVLPEEKKELKTITLLLSHKETSKPAQEGVKHGQIIADAVCFTRDLINTPAQDKTPTILANTAKKLAGEIGVHCKIVSTPELKKLGMGGILGISQGSNQPPKLIILEYNIHAKNQDTIIFVGKGITFDSGGICIKPAKDMDQMKSDMSGAAAVMGAMKAISKMRLPQRIIGLIPCTENMPGSSAIKPGDIVKFYSGKTAEVVNTDAEGRLILADALGYAENYKPDAVIDLATLTGSCVVALGTIATGMAGNNEELKKRIRIAGEKSWERVWELPLWDEYQEYIKSDIADIKNTGGPHAGAITAACFLSKFTEKYPWAHLDIAGTSWCDKNTAYTRKGASGVGVRLLIQLIQDWTRFS
- the uvrA gene encoding excinuclease ABC subunit UvrA, which gives rise to MTKENNNSNNIIAIRGAREHNLKGINIDIPRDRLVVITGISGSGKSSLAFDTIYAEGQRRYIESLSSYARQFLDQIQKPDVELIEGLPPTIAIEQRTCPPSPRSTVATVTEIYDYLRLLYAKIGTPYCYHCKCIISRQSIDQMVQRIMEIPQGTKVMLLAPLIKGKKGEHREVFQSIIQKGYVRARVNNAIMDLKAIPKLARYKSHEIDVIVDRLIIKDDIQARLYDSIEICLQLGEGVMLVSQEHEKTWIDSILSERYACPECGRGYEELTPRMFSFNSPYGICPGCDGLGNTLDFDPELVVPNKQLNIKEGAVDAWQNWGSLTQTHYDNQITAFSKIFPNSLNVPFEKLSKEVTNALFFGIQDFEGVIPNLRRIYEKTTSERIIKRLSSYRGYRTCASCNGARLRPESLSVKIHEKSIHEIMDLTTEEAFHFFKTLKLNNQQIILSQQILKEIQNRLSFMIDVGLHYLTLGRSSDTLSGGEAQRTQLAKQIGSGLVGICYVLDEPTIGLHPRDNEQLLQTLYALRDKGNTVILVEHDEDTIRHSDYIIDLGPGAGEKGGSIVAQGTLKEITHNHTSLTGQYLNQTFKIELPDKRRNIQLENSIEIKGARAHNLKSIHVKIPLKTFCCVTGVSGSGKSTLVNDILLRSLKKLLYNSHDLPGEHDEILGIERIDKVIEIDQSPIGHTPRSNPATYTRAFDLIRSLFAQIPEAKIRGYTAGRYSFNISGGRCEVCKGQGIKKVEMHFLPDMYVTCEECGGKRYNKATLEVTYKDKSISDVLDMRIEDAYLFFKNIPKIERIVRTLKNVGLGYIKLGQSSTSLSGGESQRIKLATELSKQATGKTLYILDEPTTGLHFADIQQLLKILHQLVDLGNTVLVIEHNLDVIKTADYLIDLGPEGGANGGEIVAAGTPEQIAKIERSYTGKFLKKALSEPFLCIG
- the nifS gene encoding cysteine desulfurase NifS gives rise to the protein MKFVYADNNATTMVAPEVVETMLPYFTEYYGNPSSMHTFGGQVAKKIDNARQQVAELIGADPGEVIFTSCGTESDNAAILGILKANPHKRHIVTSRVEHSAVYNLCKYLAQNGYHVTELGVDTHGMLNLNELADAIKEDTAVVSIMYANNETGVIFPIEEIGNIVKQKGSLLHTDAVQAVGKIPINLSKSTIDLLTLSGHKLHAPKGVGALFIRKGITFAPFIIGGHQEKNRRGGTENVPSIIGLGKACELAKKYLVEEQNGVKLLRDKLENEILEKAPDARLNGHKIHRLPNTTNLSFEFVEGEAILLLLNEKGICASSGSACTSGSLEPSHVLRAMGVPFTAVHGSVRLSLSRYSTMEDVDFIIEHLPPIIRRLREISPYGRDTKVKGQVVTQVSARP
- the nifU gene encoding Fe-S cluster assembly protein NifU, whose translation is MWDYSEKVKDHFFRPRNVGDIEDPDAVGEVGSLACGDALKLMLKLDGSGRITDAKFKTFGCGSAIASASALTEMVKGKTLSEAAKITDNDIAEYLDGLPEQKMHCSVMGREALEAAIANYRGLKIEKPVDEGTIVCKCFGVTDNKIAHEVREHKLTTIEQVTNFCKAGGGCRSCHPQIQAIIDEVWQKEKEKVMIAKSPAKRLTNIQKMKMVQEVIERDIRPTLQADGGDIELIDIDGDRVTVSFRKSCVECPSSKVTLKSTVEAKLREFVTDSLIVEEVSS